The Stenotrophomonas maltophilia sequence GCCTACCTGTTCTACAGCGGCCGGTCTCCGTCTGATCGTGCTTTCGAGGACCGGCAGACGCAGGTGCGTGACTACTACAACTACGCGGCAGAGAAGGCGGCGGTGGTGCTGTTCGTGCGCGCACGCGCCGCTGCGCTGGCCGGCGAGGACTATACGAAGCCGCTCACGGTCGGCAGCTGGTCGCTGGCCTCCAACTACCAGCAGCTGAACCTGAAGAGCATTCCCGCGCAGCTGGTGCCGGCTGGCACGGTCAGCTTCGTCGGCCTGCGCAGTACCTATCGCCGCGATGGGTTCGGTGCCGAGCTGGTGATGGTGATGGACCCGCCGAAGCTGGTCGCGCCGGTGATCGCACCCGATGGCCCCAAGGCCGAGACGCCGCAGGAGGATGAGGACGACGCGCGCCGTGGCCGCCGCCATCGCCATGACGACTCGGTGCCTGAGTTCAGCGAGATGTCCTCGATCAACGTCACTGCGCTGCTGCGCTTCGAGGGCAGCAGCCTGGACGATGTGATGCGCACGCGCCGGGTCGAACTGGATGCCTATTCGCCGGAAGCCACCGAGCGCATCACCCTGCACGGCGAACAGGTGCCGCTGGCCGGCAACTTCACGGCTGCCTACGGCTTGTGGCTGGCGCAGAGCGGTTTCGCCCGGCAATCACTGCGCACCCTGTTCGGCATGAGCGAGGGCATCGGCGAACCGCACATCTACCTGATGCAGCCGTGGGACCCGAACCGCCGCATCATCTTCATGCTGCACGGCCTGGCCAGCAGCCCGGAAGCCTGGGTGAACCTGGCCAACGAGATCATGGGCGACCCCGAGCTGCGCCAGCAGTTCCAGGTCTGGCAGGTCTATTACCCGACCAATGCGCCGATCGCGCTGAACCGCTACGAGATCGCCAATGCGTTCAACGATACGCTCAAGCACTTCGATCCCAATGGCAGTACGCGTGCATCGAAGGACATGGTCTACATCGGGCACAGCATGGGCGGCGTGCTGGCGCGCCTGCTGGTCAGCGACTCTGGCGACGTGCTGTGGAATGACCTG is a genomic window containing:
- a CDS encoding esterase/lipase family protein; amino-acid sequence: MTRFFPSRWQRLLPVLFAVFLLLGSSGCAMVTVKQVKSSDSLVNKRADVLNTGKLSPAARETLSAAGLDESQCEKDFLVCRSTLLMTDDLNVEQRLSALSELWVKAALALTPKKTAAGDPPMSDAALDAWLEAARYAYAYLFYSGRSPSDRAFEDRQTQVRDYYNYAAEKAAVVLFVRARAAALAGEDYTKPLTVGSWSLASNYQQLNLKSIPAQLVPAGTVSFVGLRSTYRRDGFGAELVMVMDPPKLVAPVIAPDGPKAETPQEDEDDARRGRRHRHDDSVPEFSEMSSINVTALLRFEGSSLDDVMRTRRVELDAYSPEATERITLHGEQVPLAGNFTAAYGLWLAQSGFARQSLRTLFGMSEGIGEPHIYLMQPWDPNRRIIFMLHGLASSPEAWVNLANEIMGDPELRQQFQVWQVYYPTNAPIALNRYEIANAFNDTLKHFDPNGSTRASKDMVYIGHSMGGVLARLLVSDSGDVLWNDLLANYDLKGERLKRVQNKLGPLLHFKAQPNVERAIFIAAPHQGTDIAGNKVGRLIGRLVRLPLTILGKFEDVFLALAQAEQQVDGTAKPKIPNSIDNLKASDPFVKASAQLPIEAGLKYHSIIAQRKPELPVEKSDDGLVPYWSAHLPGALSEKVIISGHSVQETPQAVLEVRRILHRDIDEMGTGTR